A window of Candidatus Sulfotelmatobacter sp. genomic DNA:
TCTCCAAGCGCGGTATCGTCCGCCGCTCGCGCCTGTACTACTTGAGCGAGAAGGTCGGCAAAGCGGCCCGCATCAAGGAACGCAAGACCGCGAAGTAACCGCGGCTCCGTGACACCTCTCGAACTCCTGGGACTGATCGCCCTCTTCGCGGTCATCCGCGTCGCGATCAGCGTGCGGCCGGCCCGCGTCGCCGTGGGCAGCGGCACGACCGAGATCGCCGACACCGGAACGGTGCCGGCGACGCCGTCGACGCGCACCGTCATCCGCGAGTACCTCGACGCCTTCATCGTCGCCGGCCTGGTCGCGCTGTTCCTCATCACGTTCGTGGTGCGGACGTTCTACATCCCGAGCGGATCGATGGAGCCGACGCTCCAGATCCACGACGTGCTGCTCGTCAACGAGTTCGAGTATCGCTTCACCAAGCCGCGCGACGGCGACGTCGTCGTCTTCCCGCCGCCGCTGCCGAGCACGAACGACTTCATCAAGCGCGTGGTCGGCTCACCGGGCGACCAGATCCGCGTGCACGCCGGCGTCGTCTACCGCAACGGCCAGCCGCTGAACGAGACCTACATCGCCGAGAAGCCCAACTACGAGCTGCAGATCCGCGACTACGGCATTTGGGTCGACGG
This region includes:
- the lepB gene encoding signal peptidase I, with amino-acid sequence MTPLELLGLIALFAVIRVAISVRPARVAVGSGTTEIADTGTVPATPSTRTVIREYLDAFIVAGLVALFLITFVVRTFYIPSGSMEPTLQIHDVLLVNEFEYRFTKPRDGDVVVFPPPLPSTNDFIKRVVGSPGDQIRVHAGVVYRNGQPLNETYIAEKPNYELQIRDYGIWVDGQRLDPATANIPPKADWTAPDRIPPNCYLMFGDNRNNSEDSHIWGFAQDAGTFASGPLAGHKASFTGRAFLIFFPFNRFRILH